In the Leptospira sp. WS4.C2 genome, one interval contains:
- a CDS encoding DASS family sodium-coupled anion symporter, with translation MIRAGIVFSSLAVIPAFFGWYQNWLGLSGPQEINLAIALLVSFLWVTELFPLYVTGFLVLFLELVWLLPAWGPGAPKTITFLSCYFSETILLFLGGFVISSAITSYGLDSSIARFVIRKTKGSAFLLVLSLGFATAFLSCFMNNTATAAMMLGLVSSMMKSLEEDNPLRKSLLFIVPFSANLGGIGTPVGTLPNVIGIGYLQERGLEIGFLNWMGFAFPVFILSVFALAIILYIVYLKKDKSGNSVSSIQVLDTNLSLSKRDRSIALGIIAITIIGWITSDWHGVSNGTVALFPVIVFFGFRLLDLKEFRNLSWDVLILMGGGIALGKAFEETGLAKHFVQLFMLGDSGQLGLFLFFSILSLGLSCFLSNTSVANLILPITMGLPTHLILPAAIGATIGASLAMPLPVSTPPNALAFSYGGIRSLEMLKVGGIISIIAWTFFVTVGGLILHLLGIVDFSRF, from the coding sequence GCCTCAAGAGATCAATTTGGCAATTGCCTTACTGGTTTCTTTTCTTTGGGTGACAGAACTTTTTCCTCTCTATGTTACGGGTTTTTTAGTTCTATTTCTGGAATTGGTCTGGTTACTTCCGGCTTGGGGGCCTGGTGCACCAAAAACGATTACTTTCCTTTCTTGTTATTTTTCTGAGACCATTTTACTATTCTTAGGTGGATTTGTGATCTCTTCGGCAATTACATCCTATGGATTGGATTCCTCCATTGCTCGGTTTGTGATTCGAAAAACAAAAGGTTCGGCCTTTTTACTGGTTCTTTCTTTAGGTTTCGCCACTGCCTTTTTATCTTGTTTTATGAACAATACTGCCACTGCGGCAATGATGTTGGGTCTTGTTTCTTCCATGATGAAATCTTTAGAAGAGGACAATCCTTTACGAAAATCACTTCTATTCATCGTTCCTTTTTCTGCCAATTTGGGTGGAATTGGAACCCCTGTAGGAACTCTTCCCAATGTAATTGGGATTGGGTATCTACAAGAAAGAGGATTGGAAATTGGTTTTTTGAATTGGATGGGATTTGCTTTCCCTGTATTTATCCTTTCTGTCTTTGCTCTTGCTATTATTTTGTACATTGTGTACTTAAAAAAAGACAAATCTGGAAATTCCGTCTCTTCCATCCAAGTATTGGATACAAATTTATCCCTTTCTAAACGAGATCGTTCGATTGCTTTGGGGATCATTGCCATTACTATCATTGGATGGATTACCTCTGACTGGCATGGAGTCTCCAATGGAACTGTGGCTTTATTTCCAGTGATTGTTTTTTTTGGATTTCGACTTTTAGATTTAAAAGAATTTCGTAACCTTTCTTGGGATGTGCTCATTCTTATGGGGGGAGGGATTGCTCTGGGAAAAGCTTTTGAAGAAACTGGCCTTGCAAAACATTTTGTCCAATTATTTATGTTAGGTGATTCGGGTCAGTTGGGATTGTTTTTGTTTTTTTCCATCCTCTCCCTTGGCCTCTCTTGTTTTTTAAGTAACACCAGTGTTGCCAATTTGATTCTTCCCATCACTATGGGTTTGCCTACACATCTCATTTTGCCAGCTGCAATCGGTGCCACCATCGGTGCATCCCTTGCCATGCCACTCCCTGTATCAACACCACCCAATGCTTTGGCCTTTAGTTATGGTGGGATCAGAAGCCTTGAAATGTTGAAAGTTGGTGGTATCATTTCCATCATCGCTTGGACCTTTTTTGTGACGGTAGGAGGCCTTATTTTACACCTCTTGGGGATTGTCGATTTTTCTAGGTTTTAA
- a CDS encoding CAP domain-containing protein: MNLLLKLKLPTIQSQTLAIVFVLSLFTFVCKTPEVKKAPVVEVKKPEPVEKVVEQQDPNLAFLESIEDGRELPDSDKWKVEQYDLFTEDTFPSYAPANTAIDFAKVDYPLLNAAIFYVTSKERKSLGLRPFKYSEKCEQAAFGHAQDMVTYDFYSHTSTVNGKETLRDRLDLVGITDTYSAENIINSFGIQYQGGRAVFTPVQNGGPFFSYTKAGTPIPNHTYLSLAKAVVEIWFNSPGHRKNILNPEFTYMGAGTSFYKDKKFYDIDKVKAVQVFTAKP; the protein is encoded by the coding sequence ATGAACTTGTTACTAAAATTAAAACTTCCCACAATCCAATCGCAAACGTTAGCCATTGTTTTCGTTTTGAGTCTATTTACCTTTGTTTGTAAAACTCCCGAAGTAAAAAAAGCTCCCGTTGTCGAAGTGAAAAAACCAGAACCTGTGGAAAAGGTTGTGGAACAACAAGATCCTAATTTAGCATTTTTGGAGAGTATCGAAGATGGCAGAGAGTTACCTGATTCAGATAAGTGGAAGGTAGAACAATATGATTTATTTACAGAAGATACTTTTCCCTCCTATGCTCCCGCAAACACAGCCATCGATTTTGCAAAAGTCGATTATCCATTGTTAAATGCTGCTATTTTTTATGTTACTTCTAAAGAGAGAAAATCTCTTGGTCTTCGTCCTTTTAAATATTCTGAAAAGTGTGAACAGGCCGCTTTTGGACATGCACAAGATATGGTAACTTATGATTTTTATTCCCATACAAGCACTGTGAATGGGAAAGAAACATTACGTGATCGGTTGGATCTGGTGGGAATTACAGACACTTATTCAGCAGAAAATATCATCAATTCTTTTGGAATTCAATATCAAGGCGGACGTGCTGTGTTCACGCCCGTACAAAACGGTGGTCCTTTTTTTAGTTATACAAAGGCGGGGACTCCCATTCCCAACCACACTTATCTGAGTTTGGCAAAAGCAGTTGTAGAAATCTGGTTTAATTCACCAGGTCATAGAAAAAATATTCTCAATCCAGAGTTTACTTATATGGGTGCAGGAACGTCCTTTTACAAAGACAAAAAGTTTTATGATATAGATAAAGTCAAGGCTGTGCAAGTGTTTACTGCAAAACCTTAA
- a CDS encoding EVE domain-containing protein: protein MKYWLFKTEPDVFSIDDLMREKLSYWEGVRNYQARNYLRDEVKLGDLVLFYHSRLDPPGIVGIAEVAKEATPDPYQFDPNHKYFDPKLKGTEPRWYGVHLKPHTKFKDLIPLDTLRNTKGLETMVVTQKGSRLSIQPVTKKEFEIVVKMGK, encoded by the coding sequence ATGAAGTATTGGCTCTTTAAAACAGAACCAGATGTCTTTTCCATTGACGACCTGATGAGAGAAAAACTCTCTTATTGGGAAGGGGTTCGAAACTACCAAGCACGGAACTATCTTCGCGATGAAGTAAAGTTAGGTGACTTGGTTTTATTTTACCATAGCCGTTTAGATCCGCCGGGAATTGTGGGCATCGCAGAAGTTGCCAAGGAAGCAACCCCTGACCCTTACCAATTTGATCCCAACCATAAATATTTTGACCCCAAACTGAAAGGTACTGAACCTAGATGGTATGGGGTCCATTTAAAACCCCATACTAAGTTTAAAGATTTGATTCCATTAGATACCTTAAGAAATACCAAGGGTCTCGAGACTATGGTTGTGACACAAAAAGGATCTAGGTTGTCGATTCAGCCTGTGACAAAAAAAGAATTCGAAATCGTAGTCAAAATGGGAAAGTAA
- the ftsH gene encoding ATP-dependent zinc metalloprotease FtsH, whose product MNKNIKTVFLFLLVFLVILATVYKGQDFAGKPDEISYSDFLNMVEPIEGKKPIGKITSKDGKDISSKQQIIIDRELIEGWYIPEITKDNKPKPFKTNVAQVNDDLVTKLRKSRLSFTAKSTEENKFWSVVTGIIPWLFALGIIWFIMMRQLQASGNKAFTFGKSRAKMNVDQKVKTTFNDVAGCDEAKVELLEIIEFLKDPKKFQAIGARIPKGVLLVGPPGTGKTLLAKAVAGEAGVPFFSISGSDFVEMFVGVGASRVRDLFDQGKKNAPCIIFIDEIDAVGRLRGAGLGGGHDEREQTLNQMLVEMDGFEMNEGVIVMAATNRADVLDPALLRPGRFDRQVIVDLPDLKGREEILLVHSKKVPLVSDISLNSIARGTPGFTGADLANLINEAALLAARRNKKRVTQEELEEARDKVMMGPERKSMFISDKEKEMTAYHEAGHALLGTLLPYTEPVHKVTIIPRGRALGLTQSLPVEDRHSYRKNYCLDRIVMSMGGYIAEELIFGDPSNGSSNDIQQATNIARRMVCEWGMSEKLGTIHYGSGETSPFMGRDYGHTSKPYSEEFAALIDQEVKRIIQTCLDKGRDLVKKNQKKLDAIAKALLAKETIDAQELMDIVQPSFDKYADHKSGLGANKKGKGSSATKPAYSS is encoded by the coding sequence ATGAATAAAAACATCAAAACCGTATTTCTATTTTTACTCGTATTCCTTGTCATTTTGGCAACGGTTTATAAAGGTCAGGACTTCGCCGGTAAACCCGACGAAATCAGCTATTCCGATTTTTTGAATATGGTGGAACCCATCGAGGGGAAAAAGCCGATTGGAAAAATTACCTCGAAAGATGGAAAAGATATTTCCTCAAAACAACAAATCATCATTGATCGAGAGCTGATTGAAGGTTGGTACATTCCAGAAATCACCAAAGACAACAAACCAAAACCTTTCAAAACGAACGTAGCACAGGTGAACGATGATTTGGTGACAAAACTTCGGAAGTCACGTCTCAGTTTTACTGCGAAATCTACGGAAGAAAACAAGTTTTGGAGTGTTGTAACCGGTATCATTCCATGGCTCTTTGCCCTTGGTATCATTTGGTTCATCATGATGCGCCAACTCCAAGCATCTGGTAACAAAGCATTTACCTTTGGTAAGTCTCGTGCCAAAATGAATGTAGATCAAAAAGTCAAAACCACTTTTAATGATGTGGCTGGTTGCGATGAAGCAAAAGTGGAATTACTCGAAATTATTGAATTCTTAAAAGACCCAAAAAAATTCCAAGCCATCGGTGCACGAATTCCTAAAGGCGTATTACTCGTTGGTCCTCCAGGAACTGGTAAAACCTTACTTGCGAAAGCGGTTGCTGGAGAAGCAGGTGTTCCTTTCTTCTCTATTTCTGGTTCTGACTTTGTGGAAATGTTTGTGGGTGTGGGAGCATCACGAGTCCGTGATCTATTTGACCAAGGGAAAAAAAATGCCCCTTGTATCATCTTTATCGATGAGATTGATGCTGTAGGTCGCCTCCGTGGTGCCGGTCTTGGTGGCGGTCATGACGAAAGAGAACAGACCCTCAATCAGATGTTAGTCGAGATGGATGGATTTGAAATGAATGAAGGTGTCATCGTGATGGCTGCAACTAACCGTGCAGACGTACTCGATCCGGCTCTCCTTCGCCCCGGTCGTTTTGACAGACAAGTGATTGTGGATCTGCCAGACCTCAAAGGCCGTGAAGAGATTTTACTCGTTCACTCTAAAAAAGTTCCCTTAGTTTCTGATATATCACTGAACTCGATCGCTCGCGGAACCCCAGGTTTTACAGGAGCCGATCTTGCGAACCTGATCAATGAAGCGGCACTTCTTGCAGCTCGTCGTAACAAAAAACGTGTGACCCAAGAAGAACTCGAAGAAGCGCGCGATAAAGTCATGATGGGCCCAGAACGTAAGTCTATGTTTATCTCTGACAAAGAAAAAGAAATGACCGCTTACCATGAAGCGGGACATGCCCTTCTCGGCACCTTACTGCCGTATACGGAACCTGTTCATAAAGTTACCATCATTCCTCGTGGTAGAGCCCTTGGCCTCACACAATCCCTTCCTGTGGAAGACAGACATTCCTATCGTAAAAACTATTGTTTGGATCGAATTGTAATGTCTATGGGGGGATACATTGCCGAAGAACTGATCTTTGGTGATCCTTCTAATGGTTCTTCCAACGATATCCAACAAGCAACCAACATTGCGCGTCGTATGGTTTGTGAATGGGGAATGTCCGAAAAACTCGGAACCATCCATTACGGATCTGGCGAAACTTCACCATTTATGGGCCGAGACTATGGTCACACAAGTAAACCATACTCAGAAGAGTTTGCAGCACTCATTGACCAAGAAGTGAAACGCATCATCCAAACTTGCCTTGATAAAGGCCGTGATTTGGTGAAGAAAAACCAAAAGAAATTGGATGCCATTGCAAAAGCACTTCTTGCCAAAGAAACGATTGATGCACAGGAGCTCATGGACATTGTCCAACCTTCCTTTGACAAATATGCAGATCATAAATCGGGATTAGGTGCTAATAAAAAAGGCAAAGGTTCTTCAGCAACAAAACCGGCCTATTCTTCTTAA